Proteins from a genomic interval of Gordonia sp. SL306:
- the frr gene encoding ribosome recycling factor, giving the protein MIDDALLDAEEKMEKAVGVAKDDMGSIRTGRANPAMFNKVNIEYYGALTPVTQVASINTPEARMVVIKPYEPSTLRDIETAIRNSDLGVNPTNDGTIIRVAIPQLTEERRRELVKQAKGKGEDAKVAIRNVRRKAVDELKRIQKDGEAGEDEVNRAEKELDKTTAGYVTQVDDLVKHKENELLEV; this is encoded by the coding sequence ATGATCGACGACGCGCTGCTGGACGCCGAAGAGAAGATGGAGAAGGCGGTCGGTGTCGCCAAGGACGACATGGGCTCGATTCGCACCGGCCGTGCCAATCCTGCGATGTTCAACAAGGTCAACATCGAGTACTACGGTGCGCTCACCCCGGTCACGCAGGTGGCGAGCATCAACACGCCGGAAGCCAGGATGGTCGTGATCAAGCCCTACGAGCCCTCCACACTGCGCGACATCGAGACGGCGATCCGCAACTCCGACCTCGGCGTGAACCCGACCAACGACGGCACGATCATCCGGGTCGCGATCCCTCAGCTCACCGAGGAACGGCGGCGCGAGCTCGTCAAGCAGGCCAAAGGCAAGGGCGAGGACGCGAAGGTGGCCATCCGTAATGTCCGCCGTAAGGCCGTCGACGAACTCAAGCGCATCCAGAAGGATGGCGAGGCCGGCGAGGACGAGGTGAACCGCGCTGAGAAGGAACTCGACAAGACGACCGCCGGCTACGTCACCCAGGTCGACGACCTGGTGAAGCACAAAGAGAACGAATTGCTCGAAGTGTGA
- the puuE gene encoding allantoinase PuuE: MSDTAHRNLADYRSENYPRDMIGYGATPPDPQWPGGARIAVQFVLNYEEGSENNVLENDRGSETFLSEMVGAQSFPNRHMSMESLYEYGSRAGVWRILRTFSRRQLPLTIFAVAQAMARNPEAAAAFVERGDEIACHGYRWLSYQLVNPAVEREHMQAGIDLLTEITGHRPLGWYTGRDSPNTRRLVVEQGGFVYDSDSYADDLPYWVKVPRDDSVVDHLVVPYTLDTNDMRFASPGGFPSGDQFFAHLRDAFDVLYAEGVAGAPKMLSIGLHCRIAGRPARLAALERFLDHVQAHDDVWITRRIDIAEHWRKVHPAG; the protein is encoded by the coding sequence ATGTCCGACACCGCGCATCGAAACCTGGCCGACTACCGCTCGGAGAACTATCCGCGCGACATGATCGGATACGGTGCGACACCTCCGGATCCGCAGTGGCCGGGCGGCGCCAGGATCGCCGTGCAGTTCGTGCTCAACTACGAGGAGGGTTCGGAGAACAACGTCCTCGAGAACGACCGTGGCAGTGAGACCTTCCTGTCCGAGATGGTCGGTGCCCAGTCGTTCCCGAACCGGCACATGAGCATGGAATCGCTCTACGAGTACGGGTCCCGCGCCGGGGTCTGGCGGATCCTGCGCACGTTCTCGCGACGGCAACTGCCCCTCACCATCTTCGCTGTCGCGCAGGCGATGGCGCGTAACCCGGAGGCGGCCGCGGCCTTTGTCGAACGTGGCGACGAGATCGCGTGTCACGGCTATCGATGGCTCAGTTACCAGTTGGTCAACCCGGCGGTGGAGCGTGAACACATGCAGGCGGGCATCGACCTGCTCACCGAGATCACCGGCCACCGACCTCTCGGCTGGTACACCGGCCGCGATTCGCCCAACACCCGCCGACTCGTGGTGGAGCAGGGTGGGTTCGTCTACGACTCCGACAGCTACGCCGACGACCTGCCGTACTGGGTGAAGGTGCCTCGAGATGACTCCGTCGTCGATCACCTCGTGGTGCCGTACACGCTCGACACGAACGACATGCGATTCGCCTCGCCCGGCGGTTTTCCCTCCGGCGACCAGTTCTTCGCCCATCTCCGTGACGCCTTCGACGTGCTATATGCCGAAGGCGTGGCGGGCGCACCCAAGATGCTCTCCATCGGGCTGCACTGCCGGATCGCGGGCAGGCCGGCACGGCTGGCGGCACTCGAGCGGTTCCTCGACCACGTGCAGGCCCACGACGATGTCTGGATCACCCGTCGCATCGACATCGCCGAACACTGGCGGAAGGTGCACCCGGCCGGCTGA
- the pyrH gene encoding UMP kinase: MSETPDMQQSERHGYRRVLLKLGGEMFGGGEVGLDPDVVATVADQIADVVGSGVQVAVVIGGGNFFRGAELQQRGLDRSRSDYMGMLGTVMNCLALQDFLEKRGVSTRVQTAITMGQVAEPYLPLRAQRHLEKGRVVIFGAGMGMPYFSTDTTAAQRALEIKAEVVLMAKGVDGVYDADPRLVPDAKMYTEVTHREVLDKELKVADATAFSLCMDNKMPMLVFNLLEEGNIARAVAGKRIGTLVAT, from the coding sequence ATGAGCGAAACCCCCGACATGCAGCAGTCCGAACGTCACGGCTACCGTCGCGTGCTTCTCAAACTCGGGGGTGAGATGTTCGGCGGCGGCGAGGTAGGTCTCGATCCCGACGTCGTGGCGACCGTCGCCGACCAGATCGCCGATGTGGTCGGATCGGGGGTGCAGGTTGCGGTCGTCATCGGCGGTGGCAACTTCTTCCGAGGCGCCGAACTCCAGCAGCGTGGACTCGATCGATCCCGGTCGGACTACATGGGCATGCTCGGTACGGTGATGAATTGTCTCGCCTTGCAGGACTTTCTGGAGAAGCGTGGCGTGAGCACGCGCGTCCAGACCGCCATCACGATGGGCCAGGTGGCCGAGCCCTATCTGCCCCTGAGGGCGCAACGTCACCTGGAAAAGGGGCGGGTGGTGATCTTCGGCGCAGGCATGGGGATGCCCTATTTCTCCACCGACACCACCGCAGCTCAGCGGGCCCTGGAGATCAAGGCCGAGGTCGTCTTGATGGCCAAGGGGGTCGACGGTGTGTACGACGCCGATCCTCGTCTCGTCCCGGATGCCAAGATGTACACCGAGGTCACCCATCGCGAGGTGCTCGACAAGGAACTCAAGGTCGCCGACGCGACCGCGTTCAGTCTGTGTATGGACAACAAGATGCCGATGCTGGTGTTCAATCTGCTGGAGGAGGGCAACATCGCCCGGGCAGTCGCAGGCAAGCGAATCGGCACCCTGGTGGCAACGTAG
- a CDS encoding alpha/beta hydrolase codes for MAGQLVPSVSSATPLGATIVAEHVRSTHEIDLTVHSVAMRRALSVKVIPARGGGPAPTLYLLNGAAGGEGGSSWFDQTDIRPFFAGEHVNVVVPMGGAASYFTDWKRPDPTLGYQKWSTFLTDELPRAIDARFDGNGRNAIAGISMAGTSVFQLSLHAPKRYQAIGSFSGCAQTSDPLGQAVVRMVVEGRGGGNTLNMWGPPTDPSWRDNDPYLHVDEFRGKSVYVSNGSGTPGRYDTINGPGIDGNGGKLFDQIAVGAVIETATGECTRNLQRRMREQGVAATFHLYDGGTHAWPYWQDELHRAWPQFRRALAA; via the coding sequence ATGGCGGGGCAGCTGGTGCCGTCGGTGTCGTCCGCGACCCCGTTGGGTGCGACGATCGTCGCCGAGCATGTCCGGTCGACCCACGAGATCGACCTCACGGTGCACTCGGTGGCGATGCGTAGAGCGTTGTCCGTCAAGGTGATTCCCGCGCGCGGTGGCGGTCCTGCTCCGACGCTCTACCTGTTGAACGGAGCCGCCGGGGGCGAGGGTGGCAGCAGCTGGTTCGACCAGACCGACATCCGGCCCTTCTTCGCCGGCGAGCATGTCAACGTCGTCGTCCCGATGGGCGGTGCGGCGAGTTACTTCACCGACTGGAAGCGCCCGGATCCTACACTGGGGTACCAGAAGTGGTCCACCTTTCTGACCGACGAGCTCCCGCGGGCCATCGACGCGCGTTTCGATGGCAACGGACGCAACGCAATTGCCGGTATCTCGATGGCCGGGACATCGGTCTTCCAGCTGTCGCTACACGCTCCGAAGCGCTACCAGGCGATCGGTTCGTTCAGTGGATGCGCGCAGACCAGTGACCCGCTCGGGCAAGCCGTCGTCCGGATGGTGGTGGAGGGACGCGGCGGTGGAAACACTCTCAACATGTGGGGGCCGCCCACCGACCCGTCATGGCGGGACAACGACCCGTACCTGCACGTCGACGAGTTCCGCGGCAAGTCCGTCTACGTCTCCAACGGTTCCGGGACGCCCGGACGCTACGACACGATCAACGGGCCGGGCATCGACGGAAACGGCGGCAAGCTGTTCGACCAGATCGCGGTCGGTGCGGTCATCGAGACCGCAACCGGCGAATGTACGCGCAACCTCCAGCGACGCATGCGAGAACAAGGGGTCGCCGCGACATTCCACCTGTACGACGGCGGCACTCACGCGTGGCCGTACTGGCAGGACGAACTGCACCGCGCGTGGCCGCAGTTCCGACGGGCTCTCGCCGCGTGA
- the dxr gene encoding 1-deoxy-D-xylulose-5-phosphate reductoisomerase, with translation MTTRVLILGSTGSIGVQALEVIAEHPERFQVVGLGAGGANLDLLRAQAQAFRIPAGALAVADPVAARTLSDDLGSRVLGGPDAMCDLIGTVEADVVLNAVVGSIGLRPSLAALRSGARLALANKESLVAGGSLVLDAAAPGQIVPVDSEHSAIAQCLRAGTADEVDRLVLTASGGPFRGWTRTALEDVTPEQAGHHPTWSMGPMITLNSATLVNKALEVIEAHLLFGVDYDRIDVTVHAQSIVHSMVTFVDGATVAKASPPSMKLPIALALGWPARVPGSSAACDFSTASSWTFEPVDNAVFPAIDLAREAGRGGGSLTAVYNAANEAAAEGFFAGAIRFPRIVEIIREVLAEADQWRERPGTVDEVLAADQWAREHAARLVKAYADGVSQ, from the coding sequence GTGACGACGCGCGTACTCATTCTCGGCTCGACCGGGTCGATCGGTGTCCAGGCCCTCGAGGTCATCGCCGAACATCCCGAACGTTTCCAGGTGGTCGGACTCGGGGCGGGCGGCGCGAACCTCGATCTGCTGCGTGCGCAGGCACAGGCGTTCCGGATTCCGGCCGGCGCCCTGGCGGTCGCCGATCCGGTCGCCGCGCGAACCCTCTCCGACGATCTCGGCAGCCGTGTTCTCGGCGGCCCGGACGCGATGTGTGACCTGATCGGCACCGTCGAGGCCGATGTGGTGCTCAACGCCGTCGTCGGGTCCATCGGTCTCCGGCCGAGTCTCGCAGCGCTGCGATCCGGGGCGCGACTGGCGCTGGCCAACAAGGAGTCTCTGGTCGCAGGCGGCTCCCTGGTTCTCGACGCCGCCGCCCCCGGTCAGATCGTGCCCGTGGATTCCGAGCACTCGGCCATCGCCCAGTGCCTGCGGGCCGGTACCGCCGACGAGGTCGACCGGCTCGTCCTCACCGCATCGGGCGGACCCTTCCGGGGATGGACCCGGACGGCACTCGAGGACGTGACACCGGAGCAGGCAGGACACCATCCGACCTGGTCGATGGGTCCGATGATCACACTGAACTCGGCAACGCTGGTGAACAAGGCACTCGAGGTCATCGAGGCCCACCTGCTGTTCGGGGTGGACTACGACCGCATCGACGTCACCGTGCATGCACAGTCGATCGTCCATTCGATGGTGACCTTCGTCGACGGGGCGACCGTCGCCAAGGCATCCCCGCCGTCGATGAAACTCCCGATCGCGCTGGCGCTCGGTTGGCCGGCGCGCGTGCCCGGCTCGTCGGCCGCCTGTGACTTCTCGACCGCGTCGTCGTGGACATTCGAACCGGTCGACAACGCGGTTTTCCCGGCGATCGATCTCGCTCGTGAGGCGGGTCGTGGGGGCGGCTCGCTCACCGCCGTCTACAACGCCGCCAACGAGGCCGCGGCAGAGGGCTTCTTCGCCGGTGCCATCCGGTTCCCGCGGATCGTCGAGATCATCCGTGAGGTGCTCGCCGAGGCCGATCAGTGGCGTGAACGGCCAGGTACTGTGGATGAGGTCTTGGCTGCTGACCAGTGGGCACGCGAACATGCTGCGCGTCTGGTCAAGGCATATGCGGATGGAGTGAGTCAGTGA
- a CDS encoding DUF2631 domain-containing protein yields the protein MASTEVEPVDTGWVREPADAPSARFGWHGQATKSFMIAGWFCVVALLCMLIGNQRGHIEDIYLVGMAVVLAYFLIRPSIRNRGRWKN from the coding sequence GTGGCAAGCACCGAGGTTGAGCCCGTCGACACCGGCTGGGTCCGCGAACCCGCGGATGCGCCGTCGGCCCGGTTCGGCTGGCACGGTCAGGCGACCAAGTCCTTCATGATCGCCGGATGGTTCTGCGTCGTCGCGCTGCTCTGCATGCTCATCGGCAATCAGCGGGGCCACATCGAGGACATCTACCTCGTCGGGATGGCCGTGGTCCTCGCCTATTTCCTGATCCGGCCGTCGATCCGCAATCGGGGCCGCTGGAAGAACTGA
- the rlmN gene encoding 23S rRNA (adenine(2503)-C(2))-methyltransferase RlmN: protein MSSLPLVFDAPKRGRPPTHFADLDPDGRVAALAALGLPKFRANQLARQYYGRLNGDVEEMSDLPATSRDAVGETLFPPLLSPVRHISCDDGDTRKTLWRLHDGTLLESVLMRYTERNTLCISSQAGCGMACPFCATGQGGLDRNLSAAEIVDQVRAAARALRDGEFGAPGRLSNVVFMGMGEPLANYKRVVSAVRQITSPVPDGLGISARSVTVSTVGLAPSIRRLADEGLAVTLAVSLHTPDDELRDTLVPVNNRWSVSEVLDAARYYADTTGRRVSIEYALIRDVNDQPWRADLLGEKLHKALGSRVHVNLIPLNPTPGSEWDASPKPVEREFVRRVREQGVSCTVRDTRGQEIAAACGQLAAEER from the coding sequence ATGTCGTCATTGCCGCTCGTGTTCGACGCGCCCAAACGGGGGCGTCCGCCGACTCATTTCGCCGACCTCGACCCCGACGGCCGGGTCGCCGCCCTCGCTGCCCTGGGGCTCCCGAAGTTCCGGGCGAATCAGCTGGCGAGACAGTACTACGGCCGCCTCAACGGGGACGTCGAGGAGATGAGCGACCTGCCCGCGACGTCGCGCGATGCCGTCGGCGAGACACTCTTCCCGCCGTTGCTGAGCCCGGTACGGCACATCTCCTGCGATGACGGCGATACGCGGAAGACACTGTGGCGACTGCACGACGGCACGCTCCTCGAGAGCGTTCTCATGCGCTACACCGAGCGCAACACACTGTGCATCTCCAGTCAGGCCGGTTGCGGGATGGCGTGCCCGTTCTGCGCGACCGGGCAGGGCGGCCTCGACCGCAATCTGTCGGCGGCCGAGATCGTCGATCAGGTCCGCGCCGCGGCGCGGGCGCTGCGCGACGGTGAGTTCGGCGCGCCCGGCCGGTTGTCGAACGTGGTCTTCATGGGTATGGGTGAGCCGCTGGCGAACTACAAGCGCGTGGTCAGCGCGGTCCGGCAGATCACATCGCCGGTACCGGACGGCCTCGGGATCTCGGCGCGGTCGGTGACCGTCTCGACGGTCGGCCTCGCACCGTCGATCCGGCGTCTGGCCGACGAGGGACTGGCGGTGACACTGGCGGTGTCGCTGCACACGCCCGACGACGAACTGCGCGACACCCTGGTGCCGGTGAACAACAGGTGGTCGGTATCGGAGGTCCTCGACGCGGCACGCTACTACGCCGACACCACCGGTCGGCGGGTGTCGATCGAGTACGCGTTGATCCGAGACGTCAACGACCAGCCGTGGCGTGCGGATCTGTTGGGGGAGAAGCTGCACAAGGCACTCGGCTCCCGAGTACACGTCAACCTGATCCCGCTCAATCCGACGCCGGGATCAGAATGGGACGCCAGTCCCAAACCGGTCGAACGCGAGTTCGTCCGGCGGGTGCGGGAACAAGGTGTGTCCTGCACGGTGCGGGACACCCGCGGGCAGGAGATCGCCGCAGCCTGTGGGCAGTTGGCGGCCGAGGAACGCTGA
- a CDS encoding LapA family protein, translating to MTTPDPQRPEATPGDLPPADPELDRDHQALLDERDELRTKVKNVEHTRTRATFIGLVIGAVITVLLLVFILQNLDSQRITLIFWEVNLPLGVSLLIAAIAGALIVALAGGLRMLQMSRAMRKAKK from the coding sequence ATGACGACACCTGATCCGCAGCGACCCGAGGCGACACCGGGCGATCTGCCCCCGGCCGATCCCGAACTGGATCGAGATCACCAGGCCTTGCTCGACGAACGTGACGAGCTCCGCACGAAGGTGAAGAACGTCGAACACACGCGCACCCGTGCGACTTTCATCGGCCTGGTGATCGGTGCGGTCATCACTGTGCTGCTGCTCGTCTTCATCCTGCAGAACCTCGACTCGCAGCGGATCACGTTGATCTTCTGGGAGGTCAACCTACCGCTGGGTGTGAGCCTTCTCATCGCCGCGATCGCCGGAGCACTCATCGTCGCCCTGGCCGGCGGCCTGCGCATGTTGCAGATGAGCCGGGCGATGCGCAAGGCCAAGAAGTAG
- a CDS encoding phosphatidate cytidylyltransferase, with protein sequence MATESSANTPPAEGGEGSGTPAEPVSGEAPAPKKSRAGRNLPAAIAVGGSLGVSIILILLFAPKIWYGVVAVAFAIATWEVTKRLRDGGFQVALWPLLIGGQAIIWSSWPWAQTGVLTAFAATVLILMVWMLLAQGIGHAPENYLRNLAASVFVLAWLPLLASFGAYMVVQDHGAARVATLMVVVVCSDVGGYAAGVLFGKHAMAPAISPKKSWEGLVGSLVVGTAGAICCVVFLLDTHWWVGAILGPVLVVCATLGDLVESQVKRDLGIKDMGTLLPGHGGIMDRLDSLLPSAFIVWAVLTALL encoded by the coding sequence ATGGCCACCGAATCCTCCGCGAACACGCCGCCTGCCGAAGGCGGCGAGGGTTCGGGGACCCCCGCCGAGCCGGTGTCCGGGGAGGCGCCTGCGCCCAAGAAGTCGCGGGCGGGCCGAAATCTGCCCGCGGCGATCGCGGTCGGCGGGTCCCTCGGTGTCTCTATCATCCTGATCCTGCTGTTCGCGCCGAAGATCTGGTACGGCGTGGTTGCCGTTGCGTTCGCGATCGCGACGTGGGAGGTGACCAAGCGGTTGCGCGACGGCGGCTTCCAGGTGGCGCTGTGGCCGTTGCTGATCGGCGGGCAGGCGATCATCTGGTCGAGTTGGCCCTGGGCGCAGACCGGAGTGCTCACCGCGTTCGCGGCGACGGTGCTGATCCTGATGGTCTGGATGCTGCTGGCCCAGGGGATCGGTCACGCACCCGAGAACTACCTCCGAAATCTGGCCGCGAGTGTGTTCGTGCTGGCATGGTTGCCGCTGCTCGCGTCGTTCGGCGCCTACATGGTGGTGCAGGACCACGGCGCCGCCCGAGTGGCGACGTTGATGGTGGTGGTGGTGTGCTCCGACGTCGGCGGCTATGCCGCGGGCGTGTTGTTCGGCAAGCATGCGATGGCGCCGGCCATCAGCCCGAAGAAATCCTGGGAAGGGCTCGTCGGATCACTGGTCGTCGGTACGGCGGGCGCGATCTGCTGCGTGGTCTTCCTCCTCGACACCCACTGGTGGGTCGGCGCGATCCTCGGACCGGTGCTGGTCGTCTGCGCAACGCTCGGTGATCTGGTCGAATCCCAGGTCAAACGGGACCTCGGTATCAAGGACATGGGCACGTTGCTCCCTGGACACGGCGGCATCATGGATCGACTCGACTCGCTGCTGCCGTCGGCGTTCATCGTGTGGGCGGTCCTGACTGCGCTCCTCTGA
- a CDS encoding glucosyl-3-phosphoglycerate synthase, whose amino-acid sequence MTIADMAGSATWLESNTWDRPEWSIDELIAHKEGRSISVVLPALDEERTVGSVIASIMPLVGGLVDEVVVVDSGSSDATMARAAAAGARVESRESALPGVAPLPGKGEVLWRSLATTIGDIVVYVDSDLVDPDPMYVPRLVGPLLMLPELQLVKGYYRRPLMGSGGIDPTGGGRVTELVVRPLVAALRPELSALIQPLAGEYAGTRELLTSIPFAPGYGVEIGILLDTLSRHGMDAMGQVNLGTRIHRNRPLRELGPMSRQIVATLMSRLGIEDSGSPLTQFLMEGDGHSVRRAYPVLDDRPPMRTVPGRTLADVGAL is encoded by the coding sequence ATGACGATCGCCGACATGGCGGGCTCGGCGACCTGGCTGGAATCGAACACGTGGGACCGGCCGGAGTGGTCGATCGACGAATTGATCGCCCACAAGGAGGGCCGGTCGATCTCGGTGGTGTTGCCGGCCCTCGACGAGGAGCGGACCGTCGGGTCCGTGATTGCGAGCATCATGCCCCTCGTGGGTGGGCTCGTCGACGAGGTCGTCGTGGTCGACTCCGGGTCGTCGGATGCCACCATGGCTCGCGCAGCGGCCGCGGGGGCACGTGTGGAGAGCAGGGAGTCGGCGTTGCCGGGGGTGGCGCCGTTGCCGGGCAAGGGTGAGGTCCTGTGGCGGTCGCTGGCGACGACGATCGGCGACATCGTGGTCTACGTCGACAGTGACCTGGTGGATCCCGATCCGATGTATGTGCCCAGGCTCGTCGGTCCGCTGCTGATGCTGCCCGAGTTGCAGCTGGTCAAGGGCTATTACCGTCGGCCGCTCATGGGATCCGGCGGGATCGATCCGACCGGCGGCGGGCGGGTGACCGAGCTCGTGGTGCGGCCTCTGGTCGCGGCTCTGAGGCCCGAGCTGTCCGCCCTGATCCAGCCTCTGGCAGGCGAATATGCCGGAACCCGCGAGTTGCTGACATCGATTCCGTTCGCCCCGGGATACGGCGTGGAGATCGGCATCCTCCTCGACACGTTGAGCCGGCATGGGATGGATGCGATGGGTCAGGTCAATCTCGGGACCAGGATCCATCGCAACCGCCCTCTACGTGAACTGGGGCCGATGTCCCGCCAGATCGTCGCGACACTGATGAGTAGGCTCGGGATCGAGGATTCGGGGAGTCCTCTCACCCAGTTCCTGATGGAGGGTGACGGGCACTCCGTCCGTCGCGCCTATCCGGTGCTCGACGATCGGCCTCCGATGCGGACGGTTCCTGGTCGCACTCTGGCCGACGTCGGCGCTCTCTGA
- a CDS encoding M50 family metallopeptidase — MSFALGVVLFAAALVLSVAWHECGHMWAAQATGMKVRRYFVGFGPTLWSTRRGETEYGIKALPLGGFCDIAGMTPYDEIAEEDRPRAMYLQKPWKRLVVLLAGPAQNFVLGFVLVVIVGAIFGLPNISQDPVPATVSKTSCVSATTTYSETAEPVRTPCAGNGPAADAGLRAGDTIVAVNGQPVSDYSEVSKQIGTGSDPVAMTVQRGSEKIDLTIVPQPATIVVQRSDGTQETEQARQVGITFTPPPNINHYDGLEVIPASFAFTGDLFVATWDALLSMPSKVSALWTAVTGGERSADTPVSVYGASVLGGQAVERGAWSTFLLLLISINFFLGLFNLVPLLPLDGGHMAVVGYEKARNTVRGWFGRAAGGPVDYLKLMPITYAVVIIMGGFMVLTVTADIVNPIELFK; from the coding sequence GTGAGTTTTGCGCTCGGCGTGGTGCTGTTCGCCGCAGCGCTGGTGCTGTCGGTTGCGTGGCACGAATGCGGTCACATGTGGGCAGCACAGGCGACCGGGATGAAGGTCCGCCGATACTTCGTCGGCTTCGGGCCAACGCTGTGGTCGACCCGTCGCGGGGAGACCGAATACGGCATCAAGGCGCTGCCGCTCGGCGGTTTCTGTGACATCGCGGGCATGACGCCCTACGACGAGATCGCCGAGGAAGACCGGCCGCGGGCCATGTACCTGCAGAAGCCGTGGAAACGGCTGGTGGTGCTGTTGGCCGGTCCGGCGCAGAACTTCGTGCTCGGGTTCGTGCTGGTCGTCATCGTGGGCGCGATCTTCGGCCTGCCGAACATCAGCCAGGACCCGGTGCCCGCGACGGTGTCGAAGACCAGCTGCGTGTCGGCCACGACCACGTACTCCGAGACGGCGGAGCCGGTGCGGACCCCGTGCGCCGGCAACGGTCCGGCCGCCGACGCAGGCCTGCGCGCCGGCGACACGATCGTCGCCGTCAACGGCCAGCCGGTCTCCGACTACTCCGAGGTGTCCAAACAGATCGGCACGGGCTCCGACCCGGTCGCCATGACCGTGCAGCGAGGCAGCGAGAAGATCGACCTCACGATCGTCCCCCAACCCGCGACCATCGTCGTCCAGCGGTCCGACGGGACCCAGGAGACCGAACAGGCCCGACAGGTCGGCATCACGTTCACTCCGCCGCCGAACATCAACCACTACGACGGCCTCGAGGTGATCCCCGCATCGTTCGCGTTCACCGGTGACCTGTTCGTGGCCACCTGGGACGCCTTGCTGTCGATGCCGTCGAAGGTCAGCGCCCTGTGGACGGCGGTCACCGGCGGTGAGCGCTCGGCAGACACCCCGGTCAGCGTCTACGGTGCATCGGTGCTGGGTGGTCAGGCCGTCGAGCGGGGTGCGTGGAGCACCTTCCTGCTGTTGCTGATCAGCATCAACTTCTTCCTCGGGTTGTTCAATCTCGTGCCGCTACTACCGTTGGATGGTGGGCACATGGCCGTCGTCGGCTACGAGAAGGCCCGCAACACGGTGCGCGGATGGTTCGGGCGTGCCGCAGGCGGGCCCGTCGACTACCTGAAGCTCATGCCGATCACCTACGCGGTGGTGATCATCATGGGTGGATTCATGGTCCTGACGGTCACCGCCGACATCGTCAACCCGATCGAACTGTTCAAATGA
- the ispG gene encoding flavodoxin-dependent (E)-4-hydroxy-3-methylbut-2-enyl-diphosphate synthase, whose product MNAPATPGDALSVGLGMPAGPPPVLAPRRQTRQIQVGQVGVGSDHPISVQSMTTTKTHDINATLQQIAELTASGCDIVRVACPRPEDAEALPVIAKKSKIPVIADIHFQPKYIFAAIDAGCAAVRVNPGNIKEFDGRVKEVAYAAKDAGIPIRIGVNAGSLDPRLLKKYGKATPEALVESALWEAGLFEEHGFGDIKISVKHNDPVVMVEAYRQLAAQCDYPLHLGVTEAGPAFQGTIKSAVAFGALLSEGIGDTIRVSLSAPPAEEVKVGDQILQSLNLRPRKLEIVSCPSCGRAQVDVYKLADAVSAGLEGMEVPLRVAVMGCVVNGPGEAREADLGVASGNGKGQIFVKGEVIKTVPEAEIVETLIEEALRIAGESGDTGGDREVGPPVVTIS is encoded by the coding sequence ATGAACGCCCCAGCAACTCCCGGAGACGCGCTCTCGGTCGGGCTCGGCATGCCCGCCGGCCCGCCGCCCGTGTTGGCGCCCCGACGCCAGACACGCCAGATCCAGGTCGGTCAGGTCGGTGTGGGCAGCGACCATCCGATCTCGGTGCAGTCGATGACCACCACCAAGACCCACGACATCAACGCAACGCTGCAGCAGATCGCCGAGCTCACCGCATCGGGCTGCGACATCGTGCGGGTGGCCTGCCCGCGTCCCGAAGACGCAGAGGCGTTGCCGGTGATCGCCAAGAAGAGCAAGATCCCGGTGATCGCCGACATCCACTTCCAGCCGAAGTACATCTTCGCCGCCATCGACGCGGGATGTGCGGCGGTTCGCGTCAACCCGGGCAACATCAAGGAGTTCGACGGGCGCGTCAAAGAGGTGGCATATGCCGCCAAGGACGCCGGGATCCCGATCCGGATCGGCGTCAACGCCGGCTCCCTCGATCCCCGGCTGCTGAAGAAGTACGGCAAGGCGACCCCGGAAGCCCTCGTCGAATCGGCGCTCTGGGAGGCAGGCCTGTTCGAGGAGCACGGCTTCGGCGACATCAAGATCTCCGTCAAGCACAACGACCCGGTGGTGATGGTCGAGGCCTATCGGCAGCTCGCCGCGCAGTGCGACTATCCGCTGCACCTCGGGGTCACCGAGGCCGGACCGGCATTCCAGGGCACGATCAAGTCGGCGGTCGCTTTCGGTGCACTGCTCTCCGAGGGCATCGGCGACACCATCCGGGTCTCGCTGTCGGCACCGCCCGCCGAGGAGGTCAAGGTCGGTGATCAGATCCTGCAGTCACTCAACCTCCGGCCACGCAAACTCGAGATCGTGTCCTGCCCGTCGTGTGGGCGCGCGCAGGTCGACGTCTACAAGCTGGCGGACGCGGTCAGTGCAGGACTCGAGGGTATGGAGGTCCCGCTGCGTGTTGCCGTGATGGGTTGTGTCGTCAACGGTCCCGGTGAGGCACGCGAGGCAGATCTCGGTGTGGCATCGGGTAACGGCAAGGGCCAGATCTTCGTCAAGGGAGAGGTCATCAAGACCGTGCCCGAGGCCGAGATCGTGGAGACCTTGATCGAAGAAGCGCTGCGAATCGCAGGCGAGTCGGGTGACACTGGTGGGGACAGGGAAGTGGGCCCACCGGTCGTCACGATCAGCTGA